Proteins from a genomic interval of Microcoleus sp. AS-A8:
- the rpsD gene encoding 30S ribosomal protein S4 has product MSRYRGPRLRVVRRLGDLPGLTRKTPRRAYPPGQHGQARRKRSEYAIRLEEKQKLRFNYGISEKQLLRYVRKARRATGSTGQSLLQMLEMRLDNTVFRMGMAGTIPAARQLVNHGHVTVNGRMVNIASYQCRPGDVIGIKNTERSKRLAQQNLEYPGLANLPSHLEFDKNNLTGKVNGVIDREWVALQINELLVVEFYSRKA; this is encoded by the coding sequence ATGTCGCGATATCGAGGCCCGCGTCTGCGGGTCGTGCGCCGTCTAGGCGATCTACCGGGTTTGACTCGCAAAACGCCCCGCCGCGCCTACCCACCGGGTCAGCATGGTCAAGCTCGCAGAAAGCGCTCCGAATATGCGATTCGACTGGAAGAAAAGCAGAAACTCCGCTTTAACTACGGCATTTCCGAAAAGCAGTTGTTGCGTTACGTGCGTAAAGCGCGTCGGGCAACGGGTTCAACGGGTCAATCTTTGCTGCAAATGTTGGAAATGCGGCTAGATAACACGGTCTTCCGCATGGGCATGGCTGGCACAATTCCCGCTGCTCGTCAGCTTGTGAATCATGGTCATGTGACGGTCAATGGTCGGATGGTTAATATTGCCAGCTATCAGTGCCGTCCAGGAGATGTGATTGGGATCAAAAATACTGAACGCTCTAAGCGCTTAGCCCAACAAAACTTAGAATATCCGGGACTTGCCAACCTGCCCAGCCATTTAGAGTTTGACAAGAACAATCTCACAGGTAAGGTCAATGGTGTCATTGATCGGGAGTGGGTGGCCCTGCAAATTAACGAACTGCTGGTGGTTGAGTTCTACTCACGGAAAGCCTAA
- the cysE gene encoding serine O-acetyltransferase, translating to MLLTELRTIYERDPAARNWLEVLFCYPGVQALLLHRVAHWLYNINIPFVPRFISHLNRFFTGIEIHPGAKIGNGVFIDHGMGVVIGETAIVGDGTVIYQGVTLGGTGKETGKRHPTLGRNVIVGAGAKVLGNIQIGDNVRIGAGSVVLREVPSNRTVVGIPGRIAHPSRDAANFFNPEHLPDVEAQVIRVLFDRIKSLEMQIESLKTQSTSYSAPPRREYSPHLLKDADRFIEDFLDGAGI from the coding sequence ATGCTGCTCACTGAATTGCGAACGATTTATGAGCGTGACCCAGCGGCACGCAACTGGCTGGAAGTTTTGTTTTGTTATCCCGGAGTACAAGCACTGTTATTGCACCGAGTGGCACACTGGCTATACAACATTAATATTCCTTTTGTGCCTCGCTTCATTTCTCATCTCAATCGCTTCTTCACAGGAATTGAGATTCACCCCGGAGCCAAAATTGGCAATGGTGTGTTTATCGACCATGGTATGGGGGTCGTGATTGGTGAAACGGCGATTGTGGGGGATGGAACCGTGATTTACCAAGGCGTGACGCTGGGGGGTACGGGTAAAGAAACGGGCAAGCGCCACCCGACTTTAGGCAGAAATGTCATCGTGGGAGCAGGTGCCAAAGTGTTGGGCAATATCCAAATTGGTGATAATGTTCGGATTGGTGCAGGGTCAGTGGTCTTGCGAGAGGTGCCCTCGAATCGCACGGTTGTAGGAATTCCTGGTCGCATTGCCCATCCATCCAGGGACGCCGCGAATTTTTTCAACCCTGAACATCTACCCGATGTAGAAGCGCAGGTGATTCGAGTCTTATTTGACCGGATTAAATCTTTAGAGATGCAAATTGAGAGTTTGAAGACTCAATCGACTTCCTATTCAGCGCCGCCAAGACGGGAATATTCCCCTCATTTATTAAAAGATGCTGATCGCTTCATTGAAGACTTTCTCGATGGTGCTGGCATATAA
- a CDS encoding DUF3854 domain-containing protein, whose amino-acid sequence MTNTIANTVNYLQEWDAAGVDDQLTRLNVIPLNGSCPSDYLLYADALQRRNDGRVSHHILKRYEHTEQGGWWCSGIDLLTGEDDLWGCFKPSVPRRSGNAGKLIKYEHPPLAPTGLFALRVPLHLWQRIADRYKIPVLPAAIDAKQPDFGFWQWLIEHPEIPLCITEGAKKAGSLLTGGYAAIALPGVFGGYRVPRDEQGNRIGKSRLIPQLLKLATQGRTIYIAFDQDSKPTTIKAVNAAVRQLGYLLTQKCCSVKIITWNPEQGKGIDDLIAENGQAALDEAYQRAVPLDTWKAQSLSRLTYLADIQVNQRYLGELSLPRDAKLIGIKSPKGTGKTQFLEGIVKEALKRKQWVLVIGHRVRLVESLCQRFGLNYITEVRSSDSSTALGYGLCIDSLHPTSQAQFEALNWSDGVVIIDEVEQVLWHGLDSSTCSNNRVSILKSLKTLMQNVLGGEGQVFVADADLSDISMDYLISLSGVPVKPLIVQNDWKPGASESWQVHHYTENKPERLVQDLERHIQDGGKPFVCLSAQKRGSQWGTCTLEAYLQQRFPTAKILRIDAESLAEPSHPAYGCMSNLNQVLPNYDIVLASPAIETGVSIDVRGHFTSVWGIAQGIQSENSVRQALGRVRENLPRFLWVAAYGFNRVGNGSTSIPGLLTSGQSLTQLNIKLLQQSDFDALDDLEMGFQAESLLCWAKMAVRHNASMQKYRESVLAALLAEGHHIVEDSLRDGGLGKVGTERLAKNPTSNIQHSKSDGEEGETETNSLTMAIAAVREQNYQAECEAIAYAPDLSARQYQALQKQLVKTPFQRRALRKHELKLRYGIPVTPPLVAKDDEGWYSKLLLHYFLTLGRDYLAQRDAAFARRLIELGGGSIFLPDFNRSQLGATIGTMELLGVPVLLEDQGRELRNTDEDLKAMAKLALSNRAAIKTTLGIGLAQNATPIIIIRRLLDKIGYGIRCIGRESKRLNRVRVYQVVHPEDGRFEVFQQWLAFGSQLLDISDQRLYPNAKFVDNTAGSADLGEQVEYVQLCLNL is encoded by the coding sequence ATGACCAACACGATCGCCAACACTGTGAATTATCTCCAAGAGTGGGACGCCGCTGGTGTCGATGACCAGCTAACCCGCCTTAACGTTATACCTTTAAACGGCTCTTGCCCATCAGACTATTTACTTTACGCCGACGCACTCCAAAGACGGAATGATGGTCGAGTGAGCCATCACATCCTCAAGCGTTATGAACACACAGAACAGGGGGGTTGGTGGTGTTCCGGGATTGACCTACTCACGGGAGAAGATGACCTGTGGGGCTGTTTCAAACCCAGTGTTCCTCGTCGTAGTGGGAATGCTGGAAAGTTAATTAAGTATGAACATCCTCCCCTAGCACCCACAGGACTGTTTGCTCTGCGCGTTCCGCTTCACCTATGGCAGCGCATTGCCGATCGCTACAAAATCCCCGTGCTACCCGCAGCAATTGACGCCAAGCAACCGGATTTTGGCTTCTGGCAGTGGCTGATCGAACACCCGGAAATTCCCTTGTGCATTACCGAAGGAGCCAAAAAGGCTGGGTCATTACTCACAGGAGGTTATGCAGCGATCGCATTACCGGGAGTATTCGGTGGCTATCGCGTGCCACGAGACGAACAGGGAAATCGCATCGGCAAGTCTCGCCTCATCCCCCAGTTACTCAAACTGGCAACCCAAGGGAGAACCATTTATATTGCCTTCGACCAAGACTCAAAACCCACCACTATCAAGGCCGTCAACGCCGCCGTCCGACAACTGGGCTATTTATTAACACAAAAATGCTGTTCCGTCAAGATTATCACTTGGAACCCAGAACAAGGGAAAGGAATCGATGACCTCATTGCGGAAAACGGTCAGGCGGCATTAGACGAAGCTTACCAGAGGGCAGTACCGCTCGATACTTGGAAAGCGCAGTCTTTGTCTCGCCTAACTTATCTAGCCGATATACAGGTGAACCAACGCTATCTGGGAGAACTTTCCCTACCCAGAGACGCCAAACTCATTGGCATCAAATCTCCCAAAGGCACGGGTAAAACCCAGTTTTTAGAAGGTATCGTCAAAGAAGCCTTAAAGCGCAAGCAGTGGGTTTTGGTGATTGGTCATCGAGTGCGACTGGTGGAGTCTCTATGCCAACGTTTCGGACTCAACTATATTACTGAGGTGCGTAGCTCAGACTCCAGTACAGCATTAGGGTACGGTCTTTGCATTGACTCCCTGCATCCCACCTCTCAAGCTCAATTCGAGGCTCTCAACTGGTCGGATGGGGTGGTCATTATTGATGAAGTCGAGCAAGTTTTGTGGCATGGGTTGGACTCTAGTACCTGTAGTAACAATCGGGTATCCATTCTCAAATCGCTGAAAACCTTGATGCAGAATGTATTGGGGGGCGAAGGACAGGTTTTTGTCGCAGATGCTGACTTGAGTGACATCTCGATGGATTACCTGATTTCTCTATCGGGCGTTCCTGTCAAACCCTTGATTGTTCAGAATGATTGGAAACCCGGAGCGAGTGAATCCTGGCAGGTTCATCACTACACAGAAAATAAGCCAGAACGATTGGTGCAAGACTTGGAACGGCACATTCAAGACGGGGGAAAACCCTTTGTCTGTCTCTCGGCTCAGAAACGGGGGAGCCAATGGGGGACTTGCACCTTGGAAGCTTACCTGCAACAGCGATTCCCCACAGCCAAGATACTGCGTATTGATGCCGAATCCCTAGCCGAGCCATCTCATCCGGCTTATGGATGCATGAGCAACCTGAATCAGGTTTTGCCGAACTATGACATTGTCTTAGCGAGTCCGGCGATTGAAACGGGAGTGAGTATCGATGTGCGAGGGCATTTCACCTCGGTTTGGGGTATCGCTCAAGGAATTCAAAGCGAGAACTCAGTGCGGCAGGCGCTGGGGCGAGTGCGTGAAAATTTGCCTCGGTTTCTTTGGGTGGCGGCTTATGGTTTTAATCGGGTTGGCAATGGCTCGACTTCAATTCCTGGGTTGCTCACATCGGGGCAAAGTCTGACGCAGCTCAATATAAAGTTATTACAGCAATCGGACTTTGATGCCTTGGATGATTTGGAGATGGGGTTTCAGGCCGAATCTCTGTTGTGTTGGGCCAAGATGGCTGTTCGGCATAACGCCTCGATGCAAAAGTATCGAGAATCCGTGCTGGCAGCACTGCTAGCGGAAGGTCATCACATCGTTGAAGATTCCTTGAGGGATGGTGGCTTAGGAAAGGTAGGGACTGAGCGGTTAGCAAAAAATCCAACATCCAACATCCAGCATTCAAAATCGGATGGGGAAGAAGGTGAAACGGAGACGAATTCGCTCACAATGGCGATCGCAGCGGTGAGAGAGCAAAACTATCAGGCCGAGTGTGAAGCGATCGCCTACGCCCCAGATCTCAGTGCGCGCCAGTATCAAGCGCTGCAAAAACAGTTGGTCAAGACTCCATTCCAGCGACGGGCACTTCGCAAGCATGAGTTAAAGTTGCGCTATGGTATCCCGGTTACGCCTCCATTGGTCGCCAAGGATGACGAAGGCTGGTACTCCAAGCTGTTACTTCATTACTTTCTCACCTTGGGACGAGACTATTTGGCTCAACGGGATGCCGCTTTTGCACGTCGCCTAATTGAGTTGGGGGGCGGTAGCATCTTCCTGCCGGACTTCAACCGTTCCCAATTGGGAGCCACGATTGGAACCATGGAACTCTTAGGTGTTCCGGTGTTGCTGGAGGATCAGGGGCGAGAGTTAAGAAATACGGATGAAGACTTGAAGGCAATGGCGAAATTGGCACTTTCTAACCGTGCTGCGATCAAGACGACTTTGGGAATTGGACTGGCACAAAATGCAACTCCGATCATCATTATTAGACGCCTTTTGGATAAAATCGGCTATGGCATCCGGTGTATCGGTCGTGAGAGCAAGCGGTTAAATCGGGTACGAGTTTATCAAGTCGTTCATCCTGAAGATGGTCGCTTTGAGGTATTTCAACAATGGTTAGCGTTTGGCTCTCAGCTCTTAGATATTTCTGATCAGCGGCTTTATCCGAATGCAAAATTTGTCGATAATACAGCAGGGTCTGCGGATTTAGGTGAACAAGTTGAGTATGTTCAGCTCTGTCTCAATCTTTGA
- a CDS encoding Hsp20/alpha crystallin family protein has translation MALVRWNPWRELNTLQSQIDRLFDETLTPATSWERGLLRVPPAEMKETEDAIHLKLEVPGLEAKDLDVQVTENSVSISGERKSETKTEESGKTRSEFHYGKFQRVIPLPTRIQNTNVTAEYKDGILNLTLPKTEQEKNKVVKVNLEQSVA, from the coding sequence ATGGCATTAGTTCGTTGGAATCCCTGGAGAGAACTCAACACTCTGCAAAGCCAAATCGATCGCTTATTCGATGAAACTCTAACCCCCGCTACCAGTTGGGAAAGAGGCTTGTTAAGAGTTCCTCCGGCTGAGATGAAAGAAACAGAAGATGCGATCCATCTGAAGCTAGAAGTTCCAGGGCTAGAAGCAAAAGACCTGGATGTACAAGTTACAGAGAATAGCGTTTCTATCAGCGGTGAGCGTAAGTCGGAAACAAAAACTGAAGAAAGTGGGAAAACCCGCAGCGAATTCCACTACGGCAAATTCCAGCGTGTGATTCCCTTACCGACTCGGATTCAAAATACTAACGTCACAGCAGAATACAAAGACGGCATTCTGAATCTGACACTCCCCAAAACAGAACAAGAGAAGAATAAAGTTGTCAAAGTAAATCTAGAGCAATCCGTTGCCTAA
- a CDS encoding SDR family oxidoreductase, translating to MTDESYIFLAGASRGVGREIAKYLTQQGKKVKALLRSPDSRSELEAMGIKVVMGDALDAAAMEQAMLGDEPISAVISTIGGLPKDGTRADYLGNKNLIDAAVKAGVQKFILVSSIGSGESVVAIPPQALETLKPVLIEKEQAEKHLIASGLIYTVIRPGGLKSEPATGNGVLTEDYKVAGTIHRADVAQLVCQCLDADSANHKILSAVDRTQMYGNPEFEVLTLN from the coding sequence ATGACAGATGAGTCCTACATTTTTCTGGCTGGTGCCAGTCGGGGCGTTGGTCGAGAAATTGCCAAATACCTGACCCAACAAGGTAAGAAAGTCAAAGCGTTGCTGCGATCGCCCGATTCTCGCTCGGAGCTAGAAGCGATGGGAATTAAAGTGGTAATGGGAGATGCCCTAGATGCAGCAGCGATGGAACAGGCAATGCTGGGAGATGAACCCATCTCTGCTGTGATCAGTACGATTGGGGGCTTACCCAAAGATGGTACACGAGCTGACTATCTAGGGAACAAAAATCTCATTGATGCGGCGGTGAAGGCGGGAGTGCAAAAGTTCATCCTGGTTTCTTCCATTGGGAGTGGGGAAAGTGTTGTTGCCATACCGCCACAAGCGCTAGAAACGTTGAAACCTGTTTTGATCGAAAAAGAGCAGGCAGAGAAACACTTAATCGCCAGTGGACTCATTTACACTGTGATTCGACCGGGTGGGTTAAAGTCCGAACCCGCAACCGGAAATGGTGTGCTAACGGAAGACTACAAAGTAGCTGGAACCATTCACCGGGCGGATGTCGCGCAGTTGGTGTGCCAATGTTTGGATGCTGATAGCGCCAATCATAAAATTCTTTCAGCGGTTGATCGGACACAGATGTATGGCAATCCGGAGTTTGAAGTACTAACGCTCAATTAA